AACTTAGGAGCCGTGGGATGGTGAAGGCATCCCCTGAAATCTCGCTCTGTGCGTTGGTTTCCGCCCTAAAAATCGCTTGATTACCCGCCCCAACCGTCTCATTTTCAACCGCACCCAGCAACTGATTCAGTATCAACAAAATTACCAAAGACAGACCATTTTTCACATTGCCTCCTATTATAGGATACTCCTGCCTTTACGAATAAAATTGCAAAGTGCAACCTGTAAAAATTATTACCCCCTGATGGTTCATCTCTTTCATCATTCTCAGTATGCCCATCCTACAGTTTTGCCGGATTTGACCTGTTGCCCGCCTTCGTACCTTAACATCTTCCCGATATCTTAATCCACCTGAACAATCAGGCAGCGCAAATACTCCGACTCCGGCATCTGGGGCAAAACCGGATGGTCTGGACCCTGCTGCGAACGGTCAAGAATCACAAATGTCCTGTTCAACTCCTGGGCTGCTGCGGCAACCACATCCAGCAGGTCCTGCCAGAAAAGGTAATGGGAGCAGGAGGACGAGACCAGAATGCCACCCGGCGTCAACAGTTTCATTGCCAGGCGGTTTAATTTCAGGTAACCGGTAATACCGTTCTTTTTCTGCTTCTGCGCCTTGATGAACGCGGGCGGGTCCAGGTTTATCAATTCAAACCGCTCACCTTTCCGCAGTAAATCGCGCATAAATTCGAACGCATCCGCCACGACAAATTCACACCTCTCCGCCACGCCATTGAGCCGGGCATTGCGCTCGGCAAGAGCACAAGCCTCCTGAGAAATGTCAACCGCCTTGACCTCTTTGGCACCACCCCACGCCGCATTAATGGCAAATGAACCGGTATAACAGAACACATCCAGCACCCGGCGGTTTTTTGCCAGTTTCCGCACCTTGAGCCGGGTCAGACGATGGTCAAAGAAGTAACCGGTTTTCTGCCCGGCCGCGATGTTGACATAAAACCGCAAACCATTTTCCGAGATAATCAAATCGGGTTGCGGCGTGCCATATAGCAAACGCTCGCGGCGCTCCAGCCCTTCCGGCTCACGCAGTTTGATATCGTCCTTTTCGAAAATTGCCGTCACATCAAACAGGTCAAGGAGCACCTTTGTCACCATATCCAATCGGTTGTCAAAACCGGCGGCATAAACCTGAACTGCAAAGTGCGTACCGTACTTGTCAATCACGAGCCCCGGTACCCAGTCACTTTCGCCAAACACCAGACGGAAGTCGTTCTCCTCGGGAAGTTTCCTCTTGCGTAGCTGATATGCCCGCTCCAGCCGGCGCTGTAAAAGGTTTTCATCCAGCTCCTCATCCCGGGTTGAGTAAAGCCGAACCGCAATCAGAGAACGGGGATTATACATCCCGCAGCCAATGAACTTACCCCGGTCAAAAACCTTTACCAAATCACCCATCCCCGGATTCCCATCAACATGGGTAATCTCATTGGAAAATATCCAGAGATGGTCGGCGCGATTGCGCTTTCTCGCGGCGTAGACCGTTTTAATGGGCACTTTGCGGTTCAGAATGACAGGCAACTACCGCTAACTGTCCAAGGTCATCAACGGTGTAGAGCACCCGATAAGGCACACCGGGCGTTATCTGGCAGTCGCACCGCCCGGGCAAAAGCACGAGCTCAGGATTGGTTTCCGGAACAAGCCCCTTTTCACTCCAGACAAATGTTGTCGGTTCCGAAACGAACATCGGCTGCGGGTTGCCTTCGCCAAAAGGTGCCAGTTTTACCACATCCCGCTCAAATTTACTCAGGGGCAGAAAACCATCGGCAACCAGCATCGACTCCCGAACAATCTTCGGGGCAAAATTGGTGTGGGCAAACCGCTCTGCCGCCCGGATGAACTCAGCGACATTCTCCTCCTTGATGGAAAATCCTGCCGCCTTCTTGTGCCCGCCATAGTCGATAAAGTAGTTACGCAGCGCCCGCAAC
The candidate division WOR-3 bacterium DNA segment above includes these coding regions:
- a CDS encoding class I SAM-dependent rRNA methyltransferase, whose product is MPIKTVYAARKRNRADHLWIFSNEITHVDGNPGMGDLVKVFDRGKFIGCGMYNPRSLIAVRLYSTRDEELDENLLQRRLERAYQLRKRKLPEENDFRLVFGESDWVPGLVIDKYGTHFAVQVYAAGFDNRLDMVTKVLLDLFDVTAIFEKDDIKLREPEGLERRERLLYGTPQPDLIISENGLRFYVNIAAGQKTGYFFDHRLTRLKVRKLAKNRRVLDVFCYTGSFAINAAWGGAKEVKAVDISQEACALAERNARLNGVAERCEFVVADAFEFMRDLLRKGERFELINLDPPAFIKAQKQKKNGITGYLKLNRLAMKLLTPGGILVSSSCSHYLFWQDLLDVVAAAAQELNRTFVILDRSQQGPDHPVLPQMPESEYLRCLIVQVD